In the Dolichospermum flos-aquae CCAP 1403/13F genome, TGAATCAAGAAATAATTGTTGATACCTCAGACTTAATTGCTTTTTTCGTTAAAAGTGTACCGATATCTTATGTGATACAATAGTAAAAATTAAGTATTTTTCTCATTAGCTAATACTAATACTTCATGATATAAAGATTTATTAAGCCAAAAGCCATTAACCATTAAATCATCTAAAAGTGGTTGAACTAAGTCAATAAATCCTTTTTCTTTAGCAGCTAAAATAATACCTAAAATACCAGTTATTTTTAAACCTTGTTTTTTTGCTTCATTTCTGCCTTTTCTTTCATCAATAATTAAACGATCTGCATTGAATTCAACAGCCAGAGTAATTGCAGAAGCTTCACCAGGATCAAGAATTATTTGCAATTGTTTTAGTAAGGTTTCATTGGTGGTAGGATAAATCTTAATCCAGTCTAAATTTTGAATTGCAAGGGTCGCTGGATCAGTTTGTCCAGAAGCAATAATTTCTTGATAGACCATAATAGGTATCATAATATTGCCATAAAGTTTTTGTAATAAATTAAGCTGTCCAATAGCGGCTAAATTACTAATAGGCGAAGTATTACTAACAATAATCATAGCCAGTTATTAGCCTCTAAACTATCAATATCTTCTTTCAACTCTGCTAGATCATAGTGGGGAGAGATTTGACGACTACCTAAGATTTTTTGAAGTTGTAATTGATTCATTTTCGCAAAATTACTCGCTTGTCCAAGAGTAAATTTTTCTTGTTGAAATAACATAATTGCTATTTCCAGGAGTAATTCATCTTCAGACATGGAAATTGTTTTTAATGTGTCTTCTGTAATTACAATACTCATTTTTTCTGAATTGTTGTTAATGAATATGCTATATTTATTATACACAAAATTTTAAAAAATTGCCTGTTATGTGATATAATAACAAAAACTTAAATCAATATTGTACTATCCCAACAATAAAAAAATCTATGCTTACCCAAGATAAAAAACAAATCAACTGGAAACCTATTATCAAAAAATTTGTCGCTGTAGTTGGTGAAAAAGGTGTAGTTCAACGCAAAGAAGAACTTCTCACCTATGAATGCGACGGTTTAACCAGCTATAAACAACGTCCCCCAGTTGCAGTATTACCCAGAACCACAGAACAAGTATCAGAAATTGTCAAAATTTGCAATCAATTCTCCGTTCCATTTATTGCGAGAGGTTCAGGAACAGGTTTATCTGGTGGGGCTTTACCAACGGAAAATTCCGTTTTAATTGTCACTTCTTTAATGCGACAAATCCTCAGTATTGATTTAGAAAATCAACGGGCTGTAGTGCAACCAGGAGTAATTAATAGTTGGGTGACACAAGCCGTTAGCGGCGCTGGTTTTTATTTTGCACCTGACCCTTCTAGTCAAATTATTTGTTCCATTGGTGGCAATATTGCCGAAAATTCTGGGGGAGTCCATTGTTTAAAATATGGTGTGACAACAAATCATGTTTTAGGCTTAAAACTTGTGCTTCCTGACGGTGAAATAGTTGATGTTGGTGGACAAATTCCTGAAATGCCGGGTTATGATTTAACAGGTGTATTTGTCGGTTCAGAAGGAACATTAGGAATTGCCACAGAAATCACTTTAAAAATTCTCAAAAGTGCGGAATCTATTTGTGTATTACTAGCAGATTTTACCAGCGTAGATGCTGCGGCTGCCACTGTTTCTGATATTATCAGCGCGGGGATTATTCCCGGTGGCATGGAAATGATGGATAATATTAGTATCAATGCCGTAGAAGATGTTGTTGCTACTAATTGTTATCCTCGTGATGCGACGGCTATTTTGTTAGTAGAAATTGATGGTTTAGAAGTAGAAGTTTCTGCCAATAAACAGCGAGTTATAGAAATTTGCAAAAAGAATGGGGCGCGAAATGTTACTAGTGCTAGTGACCCAGAAACTAGATTAAAATTATGGAAAGGTAGAAAAGCAGCTTTTGCCGCAGCGGGACATATTAGCCCAGATTATTATGTGCAAGATGGGGTAATTCCTCGCACTCAATTACCTTATGTTCTCCAGGAAATTGAGAGATTAAGTTATGAATATGGTTATCCTATTGCTAATGTTTTTCATGCTGGAGATGGTAATTTACATCCATTAATTTTATTTGATAATTCTGTACATGGAGAATTGGAAAAAGTCGAAGAATTGGGAGGAGAAATTCTCAGGCTATGTGTAAGAGTAGGTGGAAGTATTTCCGGTGAACATGGTATTGGTGCTGATAAGAAATGCTATATGCCCGATATGTTTAGTGAAGCTGATTTAGAAACAATGCAATGGGTAAGACAGGTATTTAATCCCCAAGGTTTGGCAAATCCTGGCAAGATTTTTCCCACACCTCGCACTTGTGGAGAAGCAGCTAAAGCATCTATTCAACAATTCTCAGGTGTAGAAAGATTCTAAGAAAGGAGTCAGGAGTCAGGAGTCAGAATGAAGAATCAATATTTTTCTGTTCCCTGTTTCCTGTTCCCTCTTCTCTGTTCCTTGTTTTATCAAAAAATATTCATATCTTTATCTAATCCCGACAATAAAATTGGATTTTGTAGTTATATAGATATTAGCAATCTAGACTTATTTAACTAATGAATTCTGTATTACGGCGGTTTTTTGTGTATTTTTTGTGTTTGGGATTTGTCATTAGTTTAACAATATTTCCAATTTCTGCAAATCCTGATTATACTCAAAATTCAAATTCTCTACCTGTAACTACAGAAATTCGTGGTGTTTGGCTGACTAATGTTGCTAGTGGTGTATTTTATATTCCTTGGGGTATTGAAAGGGCTATAAATCAATTAGCCGCACTTAATTTTAATACCATTTATCCAGTAGTTTGGAATCGAGGTTACACCTTTTATAAAAGTCCTTTAGCAAAAAAAAATACAGGTTCAGATAGTCAACCTTTGCTGA is a window encoding:
- a CDS encoding DUF3368 domain-containing protein; protein product: MIIVSNTSPISNLAAIGQLNLLQKLYGNIMIPIMVYQEIIASGQTDPATLAIQNLDWIKIYPTTNETLLKQLQIILDPGEASAITLAVEFNADRLIIDERKGRNEAKKQGLKITGILGIILAAKEKGFIDLVQPLLDDLMVNGFWLNKSLYHEVLVLANEKNT
- a CDS encoding UPF0175 family protein — protein: MSIVITEDTLKTISMSEDELLLEIAIMLFQQEKFTLGQASNFAKMNQLQLQKILGSRQISPHYDLAELKEDIDSLEANNWL
- the glcD gene encoding glycolate oxidase subunit GlcD, giving the protein MLTQDKKQINWKPIIKKFVAVVGEKGVVQRKEELLTYECDGLTSYKQRPPVAVLPRTTEQVSEIVKICNQFSVPFIARGSGTGLSGGALPTENSVLIVTSLMRQILSIDLENQRAVVQPGVINSWVTQAVSGAGFYFAPDPSSQIICSIGGNIAENSGGVHCLKYGVTTNHVLGLKLVLPDGEIVDVGGQIPEMPGYDLTGVFVGSEGTLGIATEITLKILKSAESICVLLADFTSVDAAAATVSDIISAGIIPGGMEMMDNISINAVEDVVATNCYPRDATAILLVEIDGLEVEVSANKQRVIEICKKNGARNVTSASDPETRLKLWKGRKAAFAAAGHISPDYYVQDGVIPRTQLPYVLQEIERLSYEYGYPIANVFHAGDGNLHPLILFDNSVHGELEKVEELGGEILRLCVRVGGSISGEHGIGADKKCYMPDMFSEADLETMQWVRQVFNPQGLANPGKIFPTPRTCGEAAKASIQQFSGVERF